The sequence below is a genomic window from Methylophilus sp. DW102.
CTGGGATGGCAACTGGCGCGCGCTGGTAGAGAACCATTTGAGCAAATTGGGCCTGGTACGCGCACTGGCACAAAATTGCGAGCTGGTCCAGTTTGAGGACGATGCCATGACATTGCGGATTAGCGAGTCACATAAACACCTGGCCAGTGCCAATTATCTCGAAAAACTCAATGCTGCTTTAAACAGCCATTTTGGCCGCCGCTTGCAACTGATCATCACCACCAGCCAGGAAGCCAATACGCCCGCCAGACAGCTGGCCGTCGAAAAAGCAGAATTACAGGATCAGGCTACACAAGCGATTATGAGTGACCGCTTTGTGCAAGGCCTGATGCAGGAAATGGGCGCAACGATAGTGCCAAATTCCATTAAACCCTTACATTAACCACACGTAACTTCAGGAGCAGACAATGATGAAAGGTGGCATGGGCAATATGATGAAACAGGCCCAAATGATGCAAGCCAATATGCAAAAAGCCCAGGCAGAACTGGCAAACACTGAGGTGGAAGGTATTGCCAGCAATGGCATGGTCAAAGTGACCATGACCTGTAGCAATGATGTGAAACGCGTACAGATTGATGACGCGGCCATGGATGACAAAGAAACACTGGAAGACTTGCTTATGATTGCGTTGAAAGA
It includes:
- a CDS encoding YbaB/EbfC family nucleoid-associated protein; the encoded protein is MMKGGMGNMMKQAQMMQANMQKAQAELANTEVEGIASNGMVKVTMTCSNDVKRVQIDDAAMDDKETLEDLLMIALKDAKAKAEATSSAKMSGLMPPGFKLPF